Proteins from a genomic interval of Canis lupus familiaris isolate Mischka breed German Shepherd chromosome 33, alternate assembly UU_Cfam_GSD_1.0, whole genome shotgun sequence:
- the TIGIT gene encoding T-cell immunoreceptor with Ig and ITIM domains isoform X1: MVFLVGLPYAVCVLVESVSYMPLTLFSLNSVFPRPSLLIGSVLASQLQSTGFGGRRGLGCFLWAPSLGGNMQWYLLLIWAQGLGQAPLPTSGAVSGRIMTMGNISAKEGGSVTLQCHLSSTTANVTQVNWEKQDQLLAVHHTDLGWHIYPAFRERVAPGPNLGLTLQSLTRNDTGEYLCTYHTYPDGIYRGTFFLEVLQSSVAERSAAFQIPLLGAMASVLAVICVAVILGGLWTRKKKCRRVHCGESGLRTMTYEQEEQSPCILSSTGRAIQVEMVPVGLYTEQRADDYAEPHDYFNVLSYRSLGSFSFLAETG, from the exons ATGGTCTTTCTTGTGGGCTTGCCCTATGCAGTTTGTGTACTTGTTGAGAGCGTTTCATATATGCCTCTGACATTGTTTTCGCTGAACTCAGTTTTTCCGAGACCCTCTCTCCTCATAGGCTCAGTTCTGGCCTCGCAGCTGCAGTCCACAGGTTTCGGCGGCAGAAGAGGCCTCGGCTGCTTCCTGTGGGCCCCCTCGCTGGGTGGAAACATGCAATGGTATCTCCTCCTGATttgggcccaggggctggggcaggctcCCCTCCCTACCTCAG GAGCTGTGTCAGGCAGGATAATGACAATGGGGAACATTTCTGCTAAGGAAGGTGGCTCTGTCACCTTGCAATGTCACCTCTCCTCCACCACTGCCAACGTGACTCAGGTCAACTGGGAGAAGCAGGACCAACTTCTGGCCGTTCATCACACTGACTTGGGGTGGCACATCTATCCGGCCTTCAGGGAGCGAGTGGCCCCAGGCCCcaacctgggcctcaccctgcaGTCGCTGACCAGGAATGACACGGGGGAGTACCTCTGTACCTATCACACCTACCCTGATGGGATTTACAGAGGGACGTTCTTTCTGGAGGTCCTGCAAAGCTCAG TGGCTGAGCGCAGCGCTGCGTTCCAGATCCCACTGCTGGGAGCCATGGCCTCAGTGCTGGCCGTCATCTGTGTGGCAGTCATCCTGGGGGGCCTCTGGACCAGAAAG aagaaaTGTCGCAGAGTCCATTGTGGGGAAAGTGGCCTCAGGACGATGACGTATGAACAGGAGGAACAGAGTCCCTGCATCCTGTCGTCCACTGGAAGGGCCATCCAGGTAGAGATGGTGCCCGTGGGCCTCTACACGGAGCAGAGGGCAGACGACTATGCTGAGCCACACGACTACTTCAACGTCCTGAGCTACAGGAGCCTTGGAAGCTTCAGCTTCCTGGCCGAGACTGGTTAG
- the TIGIT gene encoding T-cell immunoreceptor with Ig and ITIM domains isoform X2: protein MVFLVGLPYAVCVLVESVSYMPLTLFSLNSVFPRPSLLIGSVLASQLQSTGFGGRRGLGCFLWAPSLGGNMQWYLLLIWAQGLGQAPLPTSGAVSGRIMTMGNISAKEGGSVTLQCHLSSTTANVTQVNWEKQDQLLAVHHTDLGWHIYPAFRERVAPGPNLGLTLQSLTRNDTGEYLCTYHTYPDGIYRGTFFLEVLQSSVAERSAAFQIPLLGAMASVLAVICVAVILGGLWTRKKCRRVHCGESGLRTMTYEQEEQSPCILSSTGRAIQVEMVPVGLYTEQRADDYAEPHDYFNVLSYRSLGSFSFLAETG, encoded by the exons ATGGTCTTTCTTGTGGGCTTGCCCTATGCAGTTTGTGTACTTGTTGAGAGCGTTTCATATATGCCTCTGACATTGTTTTCGCTGAACTCAGTTTTTCCGAGACCCTCTCTCCTCATAGGCTCAGTTCTGGCCTCGCAGCTGCAGTCCACAGGTTTCGGCGGCAGAAGAGGCCTCGGCTGCTTCCTGTGGGCCCCCTCGCTGGGTGGAAACATGCAATGGTATCTCCTCCTGATttgggcccaggggctggggcaggctcCCCTCCCTACCTCAG GAGCTGTGTCAGGCAGGATAATGACAATGGGGAACATTTCTGCTAAGGAAGGTGGCTCTGTCACCTTGCAATGTCACCTCTCCTCCACCACTGCCAACGTGACTCAGGTCAACTGGGAGAAGCAGGACCAACTTCTGGCCGTTCATCACACTGACTTGGGGTGGCACATCTATCCGGCCTTCAGGGAGCGAGTGGCCCCAGGCCCcaacctgggcctcaccctgcaGTCGCTGACCAGGAATGACACGGGGGAGTACCTCTGTACCTATCACACCTACCCTGATGGGATTTACAGAGGGACGTTCTTTCTGGAGGTCCTGCAAAGCTCAG TGGCTGAGCGCAGCGCTGCGTTCCAGATCCCACTGCTGGGAGCCATGGCCTCAGTGCTGGCCGTCATCTGTGTGGCAGTCATCCTGGGGGGCCTCTGGACCAGAAAG aaaTGTCGCAGAGTCCATTGTGGGGAAAGTGGCCTCAGGACGATGACGTATGAACAGGAGGAACAGAGTCCCTGCATCCTGTCGTCCACTGGAAGGGCCATCCAGGTAGAGATGGTGCCCGTGGGCCTCTACACGGAGCAGAGGGCAGACGACTATGCTGAGCCACACGACTACTTCAACGTCCTGAGCTACAGGAGCCTTGGAAGCTTCAGCTTCCTGGCCGAGACTGGTTAG